In one Butyrivibrio proteoclasticus B316 genomic region, the following are encoded:
- a CDS encoding ABC transporter ATP-binding protein yields MIKTLFKELKEYKLPSVITPLCMIGEVVCEMIIPIMMARIVDEGIYGGDMGVIFRTGGIMFIIAILGLISGIGGAYFGANASAGFAKNLRKAMFDNIQTFSFANIDKFSTSGLVTRLTTDVSNIQNAYMMMLRMAMRAPASLIIAMIAAFTISPRIARIYLIAVIFLSIIMVLVMGRTTRFFKQVFEKYDSLNESVQENVSAIRVVKAYVREEHENTKFQKAAENIYRLFVRAEMNMVYVSPLMTATVYVCILLVSWVGAHMVVAGDISTGNLMSLLTYCMSILMSLMFLAMIFVMMTMASASGKRIAEVIEEKSSITNKADPVMNVRDGSISFEHVSFAYNEESEEPVLKDINLEINAGETIGIIGGTGSAKSSLVNLISRLYDVSKGTVRVGGVDVRDYDLETLRDQVSVVLQKNVLFSGTIIDNLRWGDKNATEEDCKRVCRMACADEFIEKMPDGYNTVIEQGGANVSGGQRQRLCIARALLKKPKILILDDSTSAVDTSTDARIRKAFAEEIPGTTKLIIAQRISSVQDCDRIIVMDDGKINGFGTHKELLESNDIYREVYESQTGASGDADFDSPVAQ; encoded by the coding sequence ATGATTAAGACATTATTTAAAGAATTAAAAGAATACAAGCTTCCGTCTGTGATCACTCCCTTATGCATGATCGGTGAGGTTGTGTGTGAAATGATCATTCCTATCATGATGGCCAGGATTGTCGATGAAGGCATTTATGGAGGCGATATGGGCGTTATTTTCAGAACAGGTGGAATAATGTTCATTATTGCTATTTTGGGCCTGATTTCAGGCATAGGAGGCGCATATTTTGGTGCTAATGCATCTGCAGGCTTTGCCAAAAATCTGAGGAAAGCAATGTTTGATAACATCCAGACATTTTCCTTTGCCAATATTGATAAATTCTCAACATCAGGTCTTGTAACAAGACTGACTACAGATGTTTCAAATATCCAGAATGCCTACATGATGATGCTGAGAATGGCTATGAGAGCGCCTGCTTCTCTTATCATTGCCATGATCGCGGCATTTACGATCAGCCCCAGAATTGCCAGGATTTATCTTATTGCGGTAATTTTCCTTTCGATCATTATGGTTCTGGTTATGGGCAGAACAACAAGATTTTTCAAACAGGTATTTGAGAAATATGACAGCCTCAATGAGAGCGTTCAGGAAAATGTTTCTGCTATCAGAGTTGTTAAGGCTTATGTCCGCGAAGAGCATGAGAACACCAAATTTCAGAAAGCTGCAGAGAACATCTATCGTCTGTTTGTAAGGGCAGAGATGAATATGGTTTATGTGAGTCCTCTTATGACAGCGACAGTTTATGTATGTATTCTTCTTGTCAGCTGGGTAGGTGCGCACATGGTAGTTGCAGGAGACATCTCAACAGGTAATCTGATGAGCCTTCTGACATATTGCATGTCTATTCTCATGAGCCTTATGTTCCTTGCTATGATCTTTGTCATGATGACAATGGCTTCAGCAAGCGGCAAGCGTATCGCAGAGGTAATTGAGGAAAAGAGCTCTATCACCAACAAGGCTGATCCGGTCATGAATGTAAGAGATGGCAGCATTTCTTTTGAACATGTAAGCTTTGCATATAATGAAGAATCCGAAGAACCTGTACTTAAGGACATAAATCTTGAGATAAATGCCGGCGAGACTATCGGTATTATCGGAGGAACAGGCTCGGCCAAGTCATCACTTGTTAACCTTATCAGCAGACTTTATGACGTTTCTAAGGGAACTGTCAGGGTTGGAGGAGTTGACGTTAGAGATTATGATCTTGAGACTCTTCGTGATCAGGTATCAGTAGTTCTGCAAAAAAATGTCCTGTTCTCAGGAACAATTATTGATAACCTTCGCTGGGGCGATAAGAATGCCACAGAGGAAGACTGCAAGCGCGTATGCAGAATGGCTTGTGCAGATGAGTTTATAGAGAAGATGCCGGATGGCTATAACACCGTTATAGAACAGGGCGGAGCAAATGTATCAGGTGGTCAGAGACAGAGACTGTGTATTGCAAGAGCCCTTCTCAAGAAACCCAAGATCCTCATCCTGGATGATTCAACAAGTGCGGTAGATACCAGCACAGATGCCAGGATCAGAAAGGCGTTTGCTGAAGAAATCCCAGGTACAACCAAGCTTATCATTGCCCAGAGGATCAGTTCAGTTCAGGATTGCGACCGTATCATTGTTATGGATGACGGTAAGATCAATGGTTTTGGAACTCACAAAGAGCTCCTTGAGAGTAACGATATTTACCGCGAAGTTTATGAGTCACAGACCGGCGCAAGCGGTGATGCGGATTTTGATAGTCCGGTAGCACAGTAA
- a CDS encoding ABC transporter ATP-binding protein — MAAKEKNAKFNRRGKPMPKVENPGKLFKRIMGYVFRFYPLQMITIVVCIFVTVFSSVQGTLFTRTLIDGYIQPMLDSGSNDYSALLGAMARVAVFYGLGIGASFLQQVIMVYVNQGTLRRLREELFEHMESLPIKYFDTHAHGDIMSVYTNDIDTLRQMISQSIPQLLNSAITIVSVFVSMLVLSIPLTIVTIFMVGVMLFCSAKATASSGKNFVAQQKNIGALNGFIEEMMTGQKVVKVFNHEQDNIVKFDELNEELFQSSFKANAYSGSLGPINSQLGNTSYVLCAMIGGAIALSDNIAVGFTVGALASFLTFNKSFSMPINQVSMQFNSIIMALAGAERIFKMIDEQPETDEGYVMLVDAKEENGQVVEADHHTGKWAWKHYHKADNTTTYQPMEGDVTFNGVDFGYTDEKMVLHDIVLHALPGQKIAFVGSTGAGKTTITNLINRFYDIQDGKIRYDNININKIKKADLRRSLGIVLQDTHLFTGTVMENIRYGKLDATDDEVIAAAKLANAHSFIKRLPEGYNTMLTGDGANLSQGQRQLLAIARAAIADPPVLILDEATSSIDTRTEKIVQDGMDKLMKGRTTFVIAHRLSTVRNSDCIIVLEQGRIVEQGTHDELIAKKQRYYHLYTGMKEESVTA, encoded by the coding sequence ATGGCAGCAAAAGAGAAAAATGCTAAATTTAACAGACGTGGAAAGCCAATGCCCAAGGTTGAAAATCCGGGCAAATTGTTTAAGAGGATCATGGGATATGTTTTTAGATTCTATCCTCTTCAGATGATAACAATAGTTGTTTGTATTTTTGTAACAGTTTTTTCAAGTGTACAGGGAACTCTTTTTACGAGAACTCTTATTGACGGATATATTCAGCCAATGCTTGATAGTGGCAGCAATGATTACAGCGCACTTTTGGGAGCTATGGCAAGAGTAGCGGTATTCTATGGACTTGGTATTGGAGCTTCTTTCCTTCAGCAGGTAATAATGGTGTACGTCAATCAGGGTACACTTAGAAGACTCCGTGAGGAACTGTTTGAGCACATGGAAAGCCTTCCTATCAAATATTTTGATACTCATGCCCATGGCGATATCATGTCAGTTTACACCAATGATATTGATACTTTGAGACAGATGATCAGCCAGAGTATTCCTCAGCTCCTCAATTCAGCAATAACTATTGTGAGCGTATTTGTATCAATGCTGGTTCTGAGCATTCCGCTTACTATTGTTACTATATTTATGGTAGGAGTCATGCTGTTCTGTTCAGCCAAGGCAACAGCTTCTTCCGGTAAAAACTTCGTTGCCCAGCAGAAGAATATTGGTGCTCTTAACGGATTCATTGAAGAGATGATGACCGGACAGAAGGTTGTCAAAGTATTTAACCACGAGCAGGATAACATAGTTAAGTTTGACGAACTCAATGAGGAATTGTTCCAGAGTTCATTCAAGGCCAATGCTTATTCAGGCTCACTTGGACCGATCAACTCACAGCTCGGTAACACAAGTTATGTTCTGTGTGCCATGATAGGTGGTGCGATAGCACTTTCTGATAACATTGCTGTTGGCTTTACTGTTGGAGCACTTGCAAGTTTCCTTACATTTAACAAGAGCTTTTCAATGCCTATCAACCAGGTCAGCATGCAGTTCAACTCAATCATTATGGCTCTTGCAGGAGCTGAACGTATTTTCAAGATGATTGATGAGCAGCCTGAGACTGATGAAGGCTACGTAATGCTTGTTGATGCCAAGGAAGAGAACGGTCAGGTTGTTGAAGCTGACCATCACACTGGAAAGTGGGCCTGGAAGCATTATCATAAGGCTGACAACACTACAACTTATCAGCCTATGGAAGGTGACGTTACCTTTAATGGCGTAGATTTTGGATATACAGATGAAAAAATGGTCCTGCATGACATTGTACTTCATGCTCTGCCTGGTCAGAAGATTGCTTTTGTCGGCAGTACAGGTGCAGGTAAGACCACTATTACTAACCTGATCAACAGATTCTATGACATTCAGGATGGTAAGATCAGATATGACAATATCAATATCAATAAGATCAAGAAGGCAGACCTTAGACGTTCTCTTGGTATAGTTCTGCAGGATACACATCTTTTCACAGGAACTGTTATGGAGAACATCAGATATGGTAAGCTTGATGCCACAGATGATGAAGTAATTGCAGCAGCCAAGCTCGCAAATGCTCACAGCTTTATAAAAAGACTTCCTGAAGGCTACAACACTATGCTGACAGGAGACGGAGCCAACCTTTCACAGGGACAGAGACAGCTCCTTGCCATTGCAAGAGCAGCTATCGCGGATCCGCCTGTACTTATCCTTGATGAAGCTACATCTTCAATTGATACCAGAACAGAGAAGATTGTCCAGGATGGTATGGACAAGCTGATGAAGGGCAGAACTACTTTCGTGATCGCCCACAGACTTTCAACTGTCCGCAATAGCGATTGCATAATAGTTCTTGAACAGGGAAGAATTGTTGAGCAGGGAACTCATGATGAACTTATCGCCAAGAAACAGAGATACTATCATCTCTACACCGGCATGAAGGAAGAGAGCGTTACTGCGTAA
- a CDS encoding GNAT family N-acetyltransferase, with product MIRVMENTDLAQCGMIYSKAFPMEHWGIDWTAENATEYLLDFFEQKRFVGYVYEENSEVLGCIFALCKISGSKEEIYINEMAVLPERQGHGIGKQLLNAVKDYSKEKGLAGIVLYTSEYAPAAKFYEKNGFKLSNGTICMYCE from the coding sequence ATGATCAGAGTTATGGAGAACACTGACTTAGCACAATGTGGCATGATTTATTCAAAAGCATTCCCTATGGAACATTGGGGAATAGATTGGACAGCAGAAAATGCAACAGAATATCTTCTGGATTTTTTTGAGCAGAAAAGATTTGTTGGGTATGTATATGAAGAAAATAGCGAAGTATTAGGATGTATATTTGCACTTTGTAAGATTTCCGGGAGCAAAGAAGAGATTTACATTAATGAGATGGCAGTACTTCCCGAACGACAAGGTCATGGAATAGGTAAACAGCTATTAAATGCGGTTAAAGATTATAGTAAGGAAAAAGGACTTGCGGGAATTGTTCTTTATACAAGCGAGTATGCGCCAGCGGCTAAGTTTTACGAAAAGAATGGATTTAAGTTATCAAATGGAACTATATGTATGTATTGCGAATAA
- a CDS encoding PH domain-containing protein: protein MTKIVNPEQYAHSTEAKGELCYQERKRLLFLGLPWTFTKYEIRENILTIIKGFFTVTEDDCYMYKISDVEITRTLLQRMAGLSTITLFTSDVTDKTIVLKNIKHGREIKDFLFQASESARLRRRTVNMQNIGFDADDNTDIDDMT from the coding sequence ATGACCAAGATAGTAAACCCTGAGCAGTATGCTCATTCAACAGAGGCCAAAGGTGAGTTATGTTACCAGGAGAGGAAAAGACTATTATTTCTCGGCCTTCCATGGACCTTTACCAAATACGAGATAAGAGAAAATATCCTTACGATCATCAAAGGTTTCTTTACTGTAACAGAAGACGACTGTTATATGTACAAGATCAGCGACGTCGAGATTACCAGAACTCTTCTTCAGAGAATGGCAGGTCTTAGCACTATAACACTGTTCACTTCAGATGTAACCGACAAGACTATAGTTCTCAAGAACATCAAGCACGGCAGAGAGATCAAAGATTTCCTCTTCCAGGCTTCAGAATCTGCAAGACTTCGCCGCAGAACCGTCAACATGCAGAATATCGGCTTTGATGCTGACGATAACACAGATATTGATGATATGACCTGA
- the aat gene encoding leucyl/phenylalanyl-tRNA--protein transferase — protein sequence MPVFALNENEISFPLPQLAEDDGLLAVGGDLSRERLVLAYSNGIFPWYNEGQPIMWWCPRERYIIRPGNVHISHSMKKFMRKHDIRVEVNRDFSDTMHRCRIKREFAEGTWITTDMENAYADLAANNLALSVDAFIDGELAGGLYGVSLGRCFFGESMFSDMENGSKLALIGLSQILAENGYVFIDCQFHTDHLESMGGERITYQEYKELLDQGL from the coding sequence ATGCCAGTATTTGCACTTAATGAAAACGAAATATCTTTTCCACTTCCGCAGCTTGCTGAGGATGACGGACTTTTGGCTGTAGGAGGAGATTTATCCAGAGAAAGGCTTGTTCTGGCTTACTCCAACGGTATATTTCCCTGGTATAACGAAGGTCAGCCCATCATGTGGTGGTGTCCCAGGGAGCGCTATATCATACGACCAGGCAACGTTCATATATCACATTCCATGAAGAAATTCATGAGAAAGCATGATATTCGGGTTGAGGTTAACAGGGATTTTTCTGATACCATGCACAGATGCAGGATAAAGCGTGAGTTTGCGGAAGGCACCTGGATCACAACGGACATGGAGAATGCCTATGCAGACCTTGCGGCCAATAATCTGGCTCTGAGTGTTGATGCCTTTATCGATGGTGAACTTGCAGGCGGTTTATATGGCGTGAGCCTTGGAAGATGTTTTTTTGGTGAGAGCATGTTTTCAGATATGGAAAATGGCTCCAAGCTCGCATTAATAGGACTTTCGCAGATACTTGCAGAAAATGGATATGTCTTTATAGACTGCCAGTTTCATACAGATCATCTGGAAAGCATGGGCGGAGAGCGGATAACTTATCAGGAATATAAGGAATTACTGGATCAGGGGCTTTAA
- a CDS encoding AAA family ATPase, with protein sequence MDLSKEASLVFQNAIAYANKYKYEYVTPEMILLMILDDDVFAEAFEECGGNLTILSSNLQKYVSEYVDKIDNKEILLSTGTNFVLNFAGQSAYSSGSDMIHVRHLVHAIWNLENSYAVYYMEQQDITEADVLQQMAIIEDENAAEAISEDIDGSIKTKEDKAGLSLYAPCLNDVLTDANPLIGREKELERTIQILCRKDKNNPLHIGETGVGKTAITYGLVQRLKSGDVPDAIKGAKVFSLDLGGMLAGTQYRGDFEKRFKKVLTEIGKEEKPIIYIDEIHNLAGAGAVGEGSFDASNMLKPYLTDGHIRFIGATTFEEYKKYFEKNKGLVRRFQNVEIKEPTEEETVEILNGLKAKYEKYHGVKYAKGLMEYAAHMSAKFINERYLPDKAIDLIDEAGSYRKLHPLSQKTQTVDKTVINEILTGVCRVPIETVDTDDAAGLETLEERIKTRIFGQDEAVSQVVNAVKFSKAGLIEDGKPLASLLFVGPTGVGKTEIARTLADELGVKLIRFDMSEYGEKHAVAKLIGSPAGYVGYEEGGILTEAIRKNPSCVLLLDEIEKAHADIYNVLLQVMDYATLTDNQGRKADFRNVVVIMTSNAGANRLGKSGIGFISESMDESVLTEAVKNTFQPEFRNRLNKIVVFNSMDDDMASMVVEKKLKELSEQLQAKKITLSADKKAKTLLKTKGVSQEFGAREIDRVIRNDVKPLFVDEILFGKLKNGGKIKLTTRNKDFVIETSKK encoded by the coding sequence ATGGATCTTTCAAAAGAGGCATCTTTAGTATTTCAGAATGCCATAGCTTATGCCAATAAATACAAATATGAGTATGTGACTCCTGAGATGATCCTTCTCATGATCCTGGATGATGACGTGTTCGCAGAGGCTTTTGAGGAGTGTGGAGGAAATCTTACTATTCTGAGCAGTAACCTTCAGAAATATGTTTCTGAGTACGTGGATAAGATAGATAATAAGGAGATTTTATTGTCTACAGGTACTAATTTTGTCCTGAATTTCGCGGGCCAGAGTGCATATAGCAGTGGAAGTGATATGATTCATGTCCGCCACCTTGTTCACGCCATCTGGAATCTCGAGAACAGTTATGCTGTTTACTACATGGAACAGCAGGATATCACAGAGGCGGATGTACTCCAGCAGATGGCCATAATCGAGGATGAAAATGCGGCAGAAGCTATTTCTGAGGACATAGATGGCAGTATTAAGACCAAAGAGGATAAAGCTGGCCTTAGCCTTTATGCTCCGTGCCTTAACGATGTATTAACAGATGCTAATCCCCTTATTGGCAGGGAAAAAGAGCTGGAGAGAACTATTCAGATACTCTGTAGAAAAGATAAGAATAATCCGCTTCATATCGGCGAAACAGGCGTTGGTAAGACGGCTATAACCTACGGCCTTGTACAGCGCCTTAAAAGCGGCGATGTACCTGATGCTATAAAGGGCGCCAAAGTCTTTTCACTTGATCTTGGTGGAATGCTTGCTGGAACTCAGTACCGTGGTGATTTTGAAAAGAGATTTAAAAAGGTCTTAACAGAGATTGGCAAAGAGGAAAAGCCAATAATATACATAGATGAGATTCATAATCTGGCTGGCGCCGGGGCAGTAGGAGAAGGCTCTTTTGACGCTTCAAACATGCTTAAACCTTACCTTACAGACGGTCATATCAGATTTATTGGTGCAACAACCTTTGAAGAGTACAAGAAGTATTTTGAGAAGAATAAAGGCCTTGTAAGGCGTTTTCAGAACGTAGAGATAAAAGAACCTACCGAGGAAGAAACAGTTGAGATTTTAAACGGTTTAAAGGCCAAATACGAGAAGTATCACGGGGTTAAATATGCCAAGGGACTGATGGAATATGCAGCCCATATGAGCGCCAAATTTATTAACGAAAGATACCTTCCTGACAAAGCAATTGACCTTATCGATGAAGCTGGCTCCTATAGGAAACTCCATCCCCTTTCTCAGAAGACTCAGACAGTAGATAAAACAGTTATAAATGAGATTCTTACAGGCGTTTGCAGAGTTCCGATAGAGACAGTTGATACTGACGATGCAGCTGGACTTGAAACACTTGAAGAGCGCATTAAGACCAGAATATTTGGTCAGGACGAGGCTGTATCCCAGGTTGTAAATGCAGTTAAGTTCTCCAAGGCGGGACTTATCGAGGATGGTAAGCCTCTTGCAAGTCTATTGTTTGTAGGACCTACTGGTGTCGGCAAGACAGAGATAGCAAGAACTTTGGCAGATGAACTTGGAGTTAAACTCATTAGATTTGACATGAGTGAATATGGTGAAAAGCACGCTGTTGCCAAGCTGATTGGATCTCCAGCAGGATACGTCGGCTACGAAGAAGGTGGAATCCTTACAGAAGCCATCAGAAAGAACCCTTCATGTGTACTTCTTTTGGATGAGATAGAAAAAGCTCACGCTGACATTTATAACGTTCTTTTGCAGGTAATGGATTATGCAACTCTTACTGATAATCAGGGCAGAAAAGCAGATTTCAGAAACGTAGTAGTTATCATGACTTCTAACGCCGGCGCTAACAGACTTGGAAAGAGCGGAATAGGCTTTATCAGCGAGAGCATGGATGAGAGCGTACTCACAGAAGCTGTCAAGAATACTTTCCAGCCTGAATTCAGGAACAGACTTAACAAGATTGTTGTATTTAACAGCATGGACGATGACATGGCCTCTATGGTTGTTGAAAAGAAGCTAAAAGAGCTTTCTGAACAGCTACAGGCCAAGAAGATCACACTTTCAGCTGATAAAAAGGCCAAAACTCTTCTTAAGACCAAAGGTGTCAGCCAGGAGTTTGGGGCAAGAGAAATCGATCGTGTCATTAGAAATGATGTTAAGCCATTATTTGTTGATGAGATTTTATTTGGCAAGCTTAAAAATGGTGGAAAGATCAAGCTTACGACCAGAAATAAGGACTTTGTCATAGAAACCAGTAAGAAATAA
- a CDS encoding SOS response-associated peptidase: MCGRYFFSDKTTHEVEDDLGLGHGLKKTSAGDITPGMVTPGIIWNRNASKGVSISELFWGIMSKDRKLIINARAESVMEKAMFSDSISKRRCILPATGFYEWDKEKTKFIFKRDDAKPIYLAGFYDLSENRDSFVILTTKANKSMEPVHDRMPVMIEKSNIADYIKDSQAAMEMIKEPMPELLRSSDYEQLSLFM; the protein is encoded by the coding sequence TTGTGCGGAAGATATTTTTTTTCTGATAAAACTACACATGAAGTAGAAGACGACTTAGGTCTTGGGCATGGCCTTAAAAAAACCAGCGCCGGAGATATTACTCCTGGTATGGTTACTCCTGGGATCATTTGGAACAGAAATGCCAGCAAGGGGGTATCTATATCTGAGCTGTTTTGGGGGATCATGTCCAAAGACAGAAAGCTTATCATAAATGCCAGAGCTGAGTCTGTAATGGAGAAGGCCATGTTTTCAGACAGCATAAGTAAGAGAAGATGTATACTCCCTGCCACAGGCTTCTATGAATGGGATAAAGAAAAGACAAAATTCATATTTAAACGAGATGATGCTAAACCTATATATCTTGCCGGATTCTATGATCTTAGCGAGAACAGAGATTCTTTTGTGATATTGACTACTAAGGCTAATAAATCAATGGAGCCTGTCCATGACAGAATGCCGGTAATGATAGAGAAAAGCAATATTGCAGATTATATTAAAGATAGCCAGGCTGCTATGGAAATGATAAAAGAACCTATGCCTGAACTTTTAAGAAGCAGCGATTATGAGCAGCTGAGCTTGTTTATGTGA
- a CDS encoding ECF-type riboflavin transporter substrate-binding protein, which translates to MKKLSVKTIVAIGIGAALFFVLGRFVAIPSPVPNTNISIQYGLLAFIAAVFGPIAGALAGLIGHFFIDFSYGWGVWWSWVIASAVFGCLMGIVTLKLKIDEGEFGVKGIITFNIGQAIAHVVAWVVVAPVLDILMFQEPANKVFLQGVTGAIINIITTAIVGTLVCLAYSKAIPKKGSLKEEN; encoded by the coding sequence ATGAAAAAACTTTCAGTAAAAACAATTGTTGCTATCGGTATCGGTGCAGCTCTTTTCTTTGTACTTGGCAGATTTGTGGCTATTCCAAGTCCTGTACCTAACACAAATATCTCAATCCAGTATGGACTTCTCGCATTTATCGCTGCAGTATTTGGTCCTATAGCCGGAGCACTTGCAGGACTTATCGGACACTTCTTTATCGACTTTAGCTATGGCTGGGGCGTATGGTGGAGCTGGGTTATCGCTTCTGCAGTATTTGGCTGCCTTATGGGTATAGTAACTCTCAAGCTCAAGATTGATGAGGGCGAATTCGGTGTAAAGGGAATTATTACATTTAATATTGGACAAGCAATCGCACATGTGGTAGCATGGGTTGTCGTTGCACCTGTTCTTGATATCCTTATGTTCCAGGAGCCTGCTAATAAGGTATTTCTTCAGGGCGTTACCGGTGCGATCATCAACATTATTACAACAGCTATCGTTGGAACTTTAGTATGCCTTGCATACTCCAAAGCTATTCCCAAGAAGGGAAGCCTTAAAGAAGAGAACTAA
- a CDS encoding ABC transporter ATP-binding protein, whose product MNEVIIEFNDLGFQYRAQAKPTLYNINLKIRKGEKILIAGPSGCGKSTMASLINGLIPFSYKGEISGSLLIKGKESREMSMFDISHIVGTVLQDSDAQFVGMTVAEDLAFALENDCIPQGEMKDRVEEVAEILKLKSVLRHAPSELSGGQKQRVSVGGVMASDVDLFLFDEPLANLDPKTGKQAIELIDKLQKRTGAAVVIIEHRLEDVLHRPVDRIVLMNEGRIVSDTTPDELLASENLASCGVREPLYLTALKYSGVDIKAEMNPSSLDDLTLSEGDVAKVRSFFDKNSKEKENSESQELLTVRDLSFTYEKTNKKTLHDISASIKKGEMLAIVGTNGAGKSTFSKVVCGMEKEDSGEIVFDGLDFRTLSIKERAEHAGYVMQNPNQMISKVMIFDEVAMGLRLRGVPEDEVRSRVEKALEICGLYKMRNWPISALSYGQKKRVTICSILVLEPELMILDEPTAGQDYRNYTRIMEFLKSLNDRGITIVMITHDMHLMLEYADRSIVFNDGRIIADKSCAEVLTDRNIVDKASLKETSLYHLAQMCDIEDGTGFVQSFIDYEREHVRK is encoded by the coding sequence ATGAACGAAGTAATTATTGAATTTAATGATCTTGGATTTCAGTATAGAGCGCAGGCAAAACCTACGCTCTATAATATTAATTTGAAAATCAGAAAGGGCGAGAAGATACTTATCGCCGGTCCTTCCGGCTGTGGCAAATCAACTATGGCCAGTTTGATCAATGGCCTTATACCGTTTTCATATAAAGGTGAAATCTCAGGATCTCTTTTAATTAAGGGAAAAGAGTCAAGAGAGATGTCCATGTTTGATATCTCACATATCGTAGGAACGGTTCTGCAGGACAGTGATGCTCAGTTTGTTGGTATGACTGTTGCTGAAGATCTCGCTTTTGCGCTTGAAAATGACTGTATTCCTCAAGGAGAAATGAAGGACAGGGTAGAAGAGGTTGCAGAGATATTAAAGCTCAAGTCCGTTCTGAGGCATGCTCCTTCTGAACTTTCCGGCGGACAGAAGCAGAGAGTATCGGTTGGCGGAGTAATGGCCAGCGATGTTGATCTGTTTTTGTTTGATGAGCCACTTGCAAATCTTGATCCCAAGACCGGTAAGCAGGCGATAGAGCTTATAGACAAGCTTCAGAAGAGGACAGGGGCAGCCGTTGTCATAATTGAGCACAGACTTGAAGATGTTCTTCACAGGCCTGTTGATCGAATAGTCCTCATGAATGAGGGAAGGATAGTTTCAGATACGACACCTGATGAACTTCTTGCTTCCGAGAATCTTGCAAGTTGCGGCGTCAGAGAGCCTTTGTATCTGACAGCTCTTAAGTATTCCGGAGTAGATATTAAGGCAGAAATGAACCCTTCTTCTCTTGATGATCTTACTTTGTCAGAAGGAGATGTGGCAAAGGTAAGAAGCTTTTTTGACAAAAACAGTAAGGAAAAAGAAAATTCTGAGAGCCAAGAGCTTTTGACAGTCAGGGATTTGTCTTTTACCTACGAAAAGACAAATAAAAAGACATTACATGATATCTCAGCCTCAATCAAAAAAGGCGAAATGCTGGCGATAGTTGGAACAAATGGCGCCGGTAAATCGACATTTTCCAAGGTTGTCTGCGGAATGGAAAAAGAGGACTCCGGAGAAATTGTTTTTGATGGCTTAGATTTTAGAACTCTTTCTATCAAGGAAAGGGCTGAACACGCGGGTTATGTGATGCAGAACCCTAATCAGATGATCTCTAAGGTTATGATCTTTGATGAGGTTGCAATGGGCCTTAGATTGCGAGGAGTTCCTGAGGATGAGGTCAGGAGTAGAGTTGAAAAGGCTCTTGAAATCTGTGGCCTTTACAAAATGCGTAACTGGCCGATATCTGCACTTAGTTATGGTCAGAAAAAGAGAGTAACAATATGTTCAATCCTGGTCCTTGAGCCGGAGCTTATGATACTTGATGAGCCGACAGCCGGGCAGGATTACAGGAATTATACAAGGATCATGGAGTTCTTGAAGAGCTTAAATGATCGCGGGATCACTATCGTGATGATCACTCACGACATGCATTTGATGCTGGAGTATGCAGACAGGAGCATAGTGTTTAACGATGGCAGGATTATCGCTGATAAGAGCTGCGCTGAGGTCCTGACAGACAGAAATATTGTAGACAAGGCCAGCCTTAAGGAAACAAGCTTGTACCACCTTGCCCAAAT
- a CDS encoding MarR family winged helix-turn-helix transcriptional regulator, producing the protein MTCYDKEREFVRDKSHEPISFKFKLIHEAFANMINNQLREDDMTFSQMMVMLILWERRDQRVTQKDISEALHIKHPTTIGLLKRLEEKEMVKIVVDPDNRKYRNIAITDKGEAFIEKNKERRHKMNAVLTDGMSEENVEKLRTLLDHVIDNMARMNTGDDNS; encoded by the coding sequence ATGACTTGCTATGACAAGGAAAGAGAGTTTGTAAGAGATAAGAGCCATGAACCCATAAGCTTCAAATTCAAGTTGATCCATGAGGCTTTTGCGAATATGATCAACAATCAGCTGAGGGAAGATGATATGACATTTTCTCAGATGATGGTCATGCTGATATTGTGGGAGAGGAGAGATCAGAGGGTTACACAGAAGGATATATCTGAGGCTCTTCATATCAAACATCCGACTACAATAGGGCTTCTTAAGAGACTTGAGGAAAAAGAGATGGTGAAGATTGTGGTAGACCCTGATAACAGGAAATATCGTAATATCGCCATTACTGATAAGGGCGAAGCCTTTATTGAAAAAAACAAAGAGCGAAGGCATAAAATGAACGCTGTTCTGACGGATGGGATGAGCGAAGAGAATGTCGAGAAACTCAGAACTCTTTTAGACCATGTGATTGATAACATGGCCCGTATGAATACAGGAGATGATAATTCCTGA